The DNA segment ATGGATATAAAAGATTTTTTACAAGAATTTAAAGCTGAAATTACGGACAATGAATACCAAAATTATCTTTCGCATCTACAATTTAGTGAAAAATCAAGTAAAAATAATCTTTTAGTCTTTATAGCACCAAATCATTTTTTAGCTAAATTTATACAAACAAAATATTCTCAAAAACTAGCATATTTTTACGAAGTAAAAACAGGAATTAATCCTCAAGTTATCATTACAACTGGTGAAATTAAAACCTCTGTTAAAAACAATACTAAAATAGATATTTCACAAATTAAAGTACAAAGCACAATTTTAAATCCATCATTTACTTTTGATAGCTTTGTTGTGGGAGATTCTAATCAATACGCTTATGCTACTTGTAAAGCTATTACACAGAAAAATAAATTGGGCAAACTTTATAATCCTATTTTTATTTATGGTCCAACTGGACTTGGAAAAACTCATTTACTTCAAGCAGTAGGAAATGTTTGTTTAGATAATGGATATAAAGTTATTTATGCAACTAGTGACAATTTTATCAATGATTTTACCTCTCATTTAAATAACAAAACAATGAATAAATTCCATGAAAAATATAAAAATTGTGATGTATTGCTTATAGATGATGTTCAATTTCTTGGTAAAACTGACAAAATTCAAGAAGAATTTTTTTTCACATTTAATGAAATTAAAGAAAAATTTGGTCAAATCATTATGACAAGTGATAATCCACCCAATGTATTAAAAGGTATCACTGAACGTTTAAAAAGTCGTTTTGCAAATGGAATTATCGCAGATATTACTCCACCACAACTTGATACAAAGATAGCTATCATCAAAAAAAAATGTGAATTTAATGCTATAGATCTTGAATCAGAAGTTATTAGTTATATTGCTACTTCCATGGGTGATAACATCAGAGAAATTGAAGGTATGATTACAAATTTAAATGCACAGGCTAGACTTTTTAACCAAAAAATTACATTAGAAATAGTAAAAAGTTTTATGAAAGATCATATAAAAGAAAATAAAGAAAATATAAATATAGAAGATATACTAAGTGAAGTTGCAAAAAGTTATAATTTAAAACCAAATGATATAAAATCAAATAAAAAAACACAAAATATCGTTATTGCAAGAAGAGTTGTAATATTTTTATCAAGAGAACTAACTACTATGTCTATGCCTCAACTCGCAAGATTTTTTAATATGAAAGATCACACAGCCATATCACATAACATTAAAAAAATTCAAGAACTCATTAAAGAAAATGAAAATTTAAAAATAATAATAGATGAATTAAGAAATAAAATTTTAACAAAAATAAAAAATTTCATGTGAACAAATGTGAATAATATTATTTTTTATTCTATTATGTAAATAAACTATAAAAAAGACTTCAAAATACTTTTTCACATTTTCACATTACTTATTATTATGATAAAATAAATTTTAAAAAATATCAAGGAATAAAAATGAAAATTAGTATAAACAAAAATACTCTTGAATCAGCCATAGTACTAACTAACTCATATGTTGATAAAAAAGATTCTAGTAATATAGCATCTCATCTTTTATTTGAAGTAGTTGAAGATAAACTAATAATCAAAGCAAGTGATTATGAAATAGGAATTAATTATAAAATTAAAAAAATTAAAGTAGAAAATGCTGGATTTGCTACAGCTAATGCAAAAAGCATCTTAGATATTATAAAAAACTTAAATAATGAAGATGTTATTTTAGAAACTATAGAAAATTTTTTATTCATAAGACAAAAAGGAACAAAATATAAACTTCCTATGTTCAATTATGAAGATTTTCCAAATTTTCCAAGTACAGAAGGTAAAGATAAATTTGATATAGATTCTAATGATTTAAGTAGATCTTTGAAAAAAATATTACCTGCAGTTGATACTAATAATCCAAAATATTCTTTAAATGGTGCATTACTTGATATAAAAACTTCTCACATAAATTTTGTAGGTACTGATACAAAACGTTTAGCAATTTTTACTTTAAATAAAACCAACGAAAAAGAATTCAATCTTTGTATTCCTAAAAAAGCTATACTTGAAATGCAAAAAATATTTTTTGAAAAAATTGAAATTTATTATGATGAAAATATATTAATTGCAAAAAATGAAAATTTTGAATTTTTTACAAAACTTATTAATGACAAATTTCCTGATTATGAAAGAGTAATTCCAAAAAATATTACAAAAGAATTTATATTTAAAACAGAAGATTTTATAGATGCTCTTAGAAAAATTAATGTAGTTACAGAAAAAATGAAATTAAATTTCCATAAAAATAAACTCGTATTTGAAGGAATAAGTTTAGATAATATGGAAGCAAAAACTGAACTTGATATAGAACTTGATATAGAAGAAGAATTTAATCTTTGTATTAAAAATAAATTCATTACAGACTTTTTAAATTCTATAGAAAGTGAAAATTTTAAATTAAGTATTAATGAACCTCATATGGCTTTTTTAGTTTCTTCTGAAGAATTACAAACTGTTATAATGCCAGTAATATTATAAGGAAAATATATGCAAGAAAACCAAAATTATAACGCAAGTAATATTAAAGTTTTAAAAGGCTTAGAAGCTGTTAGAAAACGTCCAGGTATGTATATAGGTGATACTAATATTGGTGGTCTTCATCATATGATTTATGAAGTAGTTGATAACTCTATTGATGAGGCTATGGCAGGTTTTTGTGATACTATAAATGTAGAAATTACTACAGAAGGTTCTTGTATAGTTAGTGATAATGGTCGTGGTATTCCTGTTGGGATTCATCCTACTGAAAATATTCCCACTTTAACTGTAGTTTTAACTGTTTTACATGCAGGTGGTAAATTTGATAAAGATACTTATAAAGTTTCAGGTGGTTTGCATGGTGTTGGTGTTAGTGTTGTAAATGCATTATCAAAAAAATTAGTTGCAACTGTCCATAGAGATGGAGAAATTTATAGGCAAGAATTTTCAGAAGGTAAAACTATTAGTGATTTTGAAACAATAGGAACTAGTAAAAAAACTGGAACTATTATAGAATTTTGGCCTGATGATAGTATTTTTGAAATAACTGAATTTGATTATGAAATTTTAGCTAAAAGATTTAGAGAACTTGCTTATTTAAATCCAAAAATAACTATAAATTTTAAAGATAATCGTGTAGGTAAATCTGAGAGTTTTCATTATGAAGGTGGTATAAGTCAATTTGTTATTGATATGAATAAAAAGCAATCCTTGACTAAAGCTATATTTTTTAATGTAGATGAAGAAGATGTTAATGTTGAAGTAGCTTTACTTTATAATGATAGTTATAGTGAAAATTTACTCTCTTTTGTTAATAATATTAAAACTCCTGATGGTGGAACTCATGAAGCTGGTTTTAGAATGGGTCTTACTAGAGTTATTAGTAATTATATCGAAGCAAATGCTAGTGCTAGAGAAAAAGATTCTAAAATTACTGGAGAAGATGTAAGAGAAGGTTTAATCGCTGTAGTAAGTGTAAAAGTACCTGAACCTCAGTTTGAAGGTCAAACTAAAGGAAAATTAGGTTCATCTTATGTACGTCCTATTGTTTCAAAAGCTTCTTTTGAATATTTAAGTAAATATTTTGAAGAAAATCCTATAGAAGCTAAAGCTATTATGAATAAAGCTTTAATGGCAGCTCGAGGTAGAGAAGCTGCTAAAAAAGCTAGAGAATTAACTCGTAAAAAAGAAAGTTCTAGTGTAGGAACTTTACCGGGAAAATTAGCTGATTGTCAAAGTAAAAATCCAAGTGAAAGTGAAATTTATCTTGTTGAGGGAGATAGTGCTGGTGGAAGTGCTAAACAAGGTCGTGAAAGAACATTCCAAGCTATTTTACCTTTAAGAGGTAAAATACTTAATGTAGAAAAAGCACGACTTGATAAAATTTTAAAATCTGAACAAATTCAAAATATGATTACTGCTTTTGGTTGTGGTATAGGAGATGAATTTGATATAGAAAAATTAAGATATCATAAAATTATTATTATGACAGATGCT comes from the Campylobacter insulaenigrae NCTC 12927 genome and includes:
- the dnaN gene encoding DNA polymerase III subunit beta, which codes for MKISINKNTLESAIVLTNSYVDKKDSSNIASHLLFEVVEDKLIIKASDYEIGINYKIKKIKVENAGFATANAKSILDIIKNLNNEDVILETIENFLFIRQKGTKYKLPMFNYEDFPNFPSTEGKDKFDIDSNDLSRSLKKILPAVDTNNPKYSLNGALLDIKTSHINFVGTDTKRLAIFTLNKTNEKEFNLCIPKKAILEMQKIFFEKIEIYYDENILIAKNENFEFFTKLINDKFPDYERVIPKNITKEFIFKTEDFIDALRKINVVTEKMKLNFHKNKLVFEGISLDNMEAKTELDIELDIEEEFNLCIKNKFITDFLNSIESENFKLSINEPHMAFLVSSEELQTVIMPVIL
- the gyrB gene encoding DNA topoisomerase (ATP-hydrolyzing) subunit B, translating into MQENQNYNASNIKVLKGLEAVRKRPGMYIGDTNIGGLHHMIYEVVDNSIDEAMAGFCDTINVEITTEGSCIVSDNGRGIPVGIHPTENIPTLTVVLTVLHAGGKFDKDTYKVSGGLHGVGVSVVNALSKKLVATVHRDGEIYRQEFSEGKTISDFETIGTSKKTGTIIEFWPDDSIFEITEFDYEILAKRFRELAYLNPKITINFKDNRVGKSESFHYEGGISQFVIDMNKKQSLTKAIFFNVDEEDVNVEVALLYNDSYSENLLSFVNNIKTPDGGTHEAGFRMGLTRVISNYIEANASAREKDSKITGEDVREGLIAVVSVKVPEPQFEGQTKGKLGSSYVRPIVSKASFEYLSKYFEENPIEAKAIMNKALMAARGREAAKKARELTRKKESSSVGTLPGKLADCQSKNPSESEIYLVEGDSAGGSAKQGRERTFQAILPLRGKILNVEKARLDKILKSEQIQNMITAFGCGIGDEFDIEKLRYHKIIIMTDADVDGSHIQTLLLTFFFRFMNDLVANGHIYLAQPPLYRYKKGQKKEIYLKDEKALNDYLIETGIENSNYEGIGLNDLKDFLKIVAAYKNILKELEKRFNVISVIRYLIENPDFIKSSNEELFKIVKEFLEKQNHNILNSYINENEIRLYVQTENGLEELLINDDLFTNPLYEEANYIYQKIKERDLSFDKDILDILDEVEKNAKKGAYIQRYKGLGEMNPEQLWDTTMDPNNRRLLKITIEDAQRADDTFNLFMGDDVEPRREYIQTHAKDVKHLDV
- the dnaA gene encoding chromosomal replication initiator protein DnaA, with amino-acid sequence MDIKDFLQEFKAEITDNEYQNYLSHLQFSEKSSKNNLLVFIAPNHFLAKFIQTKYSQKLAYFYEVKTGINPQVIITTGEIKTSVKNNTKIDISQIKVQSTILNPSFTFDSFVVGDSNQYAYATCKAITQKNKLGKLYNPIFIYGPTGLGKTHLLQAVGNVCLDNGYKVIYATSDNFINDFTSHLNNKTMNKFHEKYKNCDVLLIDDVQFLGKTDKIQEEFFFTFNEIKEKFGQIIMTSDNPPNVLKGITERLKSRFANGIIADITPPQLDTKIAIIKKKCEFNAIDLESEVISYIATSMGDNIREIEGMITNLNAQARLFNQKITLEIVKSFMKDHIKENKENINIEDILSEVAKSYNLKPNDIKSNKKTQNIVIARRVVIFLSRELTTMSMPQLARFFNMKDHTAISHNIKKIQELIKENENLKIIIDELRNKILTKIKNFM